A window of Costertonia aggregata contains these coding sequences:
- a CDS encoding DUF2911 domain-containing protein, giving the protein MKKLLTISTFILALTFTTGVSAQDFSDLDKSPMDAASYPSSYKESDKKVRIIYGRPQLKGRTVSSLAKEGEVWRTGANEAPEITFYQDVNFGGEDVKAGTYALLTIPGEKEWTVILHNKLNEWGSYFYKEANDVARVKAGASTDSKSLEAFSIAFKEVEDGVHMVMGWGTTRVAVPITM; this is encoded by the coding sequence ATGAAAAAATTACTTACCATTAGCACATTTATTTTAGCATTGACTTTCACTACAGGGGTCTCCGCTCAGGATTTTAGCGATTTGGACAAAAGTCCAATGGATGCCGCCAGTTACCCTTCTAGTTACAAAGAATCAGACAAAAAAGTTCGTATCATATACGGAAGGCCACAATTAAAAGGCCGTACCGTATCTAGTTTGGCTAAAGAAGGGGAAGTATGGAGAACGGGTGCGAACGAAGCCCCGGAAATTACGTTTTACCAAGATGTAAACTTTGGCGGCGAGGATGTCAAAGCAGGCACTTATGCCTTATTAACGATTCCCGGAGAGAAGGAATGGACCGTTATCCTGCACAACAAATTGAACGAATGGGGTTCGTATTTTTACAAGGAAGCCAATGATGTGGCAAGAGTAAAAGCCGGTGCAAGTACAGATAGCAAATCTCTTGAAGCCTTTTCAATCGCTTTTAAAGAAGTGGAAGATGGCGTACATATGGTCATGGGTTGGGGAACTACACGTGTTGCCGTACCGATTACGATGTAA